The Oncorhynchus masou masou isolate Uvic2021 chromosome 31, UVic_Omas_1.1, whole genome shotgun sequence genome includes a region encoding these proteins:
- the LOC135523354 gene encoding proline-rich protein 18-like, which translates to MPFPPINLQRISSPGRELFRKKKQTEEKDSEKEKMSRSWTTANLRNLGRKPQQQKCKLPIQETARSSLDLLTLPKQSQDSCKSVPRSTSVEGTTHPDRSKQSSRSSVGKDEAGEEREIKFSLSLTPEAILVIQKRSLEKQILAKQQKCCASVDFRHRRVFPSKRTQGGSKSSTIPVANLQHAKDITSIVKISLLNDQYKYDDVEYEEEDGNVDETVVRKCKEWLKGVESASAFVKVDKISALPHLKSC; encoded by the coding sequence ATGCCTTTTCCACCAATAAATCTCCAACGAATCTCTTCTCCTGGCAGAGAGCTGTTCAGGAAAAAGAAACAGACGGAGGAAAAAGACTCAGAGAAGGAAAAGATGTCGAGGTCTTGGACGACAGCCAATCTGAGGAATTTGGGGCGAAAACCCCAGCAACAGAAATGCAAACTCCCGATTCAGGAGACAGCCAGGAGTTCTTTAGACCTTCTAACTTTACCCAAACAATCTCAGGACTCGTGCAAGAGCGTTCCGCGTTCCACTTCGGTGGAAGGCACCACGCACCCGGACAGGAGTAAGCAGTCCTCGCGGAGTTCAGTGGGAAAGGACGAGgcaggagaagaaagagagattaAATTCTCTCTGAGCCTCACACCGGAGGCCATTCTCGTTATTCAAAAGCGCAGTTTAGAGAAACAGATACTAGCCAAACAGCAGAAGTGTTGTGCGTCCGTTGACTTTCGGCACAGGCGAGTCTTTCCATCCAAACGGACTCAAGGGGGTTCCAAAAGCTCGACCATTCCCGTCGCCAATCTGCAACACGCAAAGGACATTACATCCATAGTAAAAATCTCTTTACTAAACGATCAATATAAATACGATGACGTGGAATATGAAGAAGAAGATGGAAATGTGGATGAGACGGTGGTGAGGAAATGCAAAGAATGGCTGAAAGGAGTTGAAAGCGCCTCTGCTTTTGTAAAAGTGGACAAAATATCTGCCCTTCCGCACCTAAAAAGCTGCTGA